The following proteins are encoded in a genomic region of Phragmites australis chromosome 9, lpPhrAust1.1, whole genome shotgun sequence:
- the LOC133929878 gene encoding uncharacterized protein LOC133929878 has product MQGSLSRVHAFSPACVHAIERSNDGLQHPSHRSAVASKGEESSKKINNKRVTKLLLLLKPRWSISQAFRSLSRRAKNEAANNMDADRDDESDVETFVSANSSELRSFCTDNDDSELPSFHLSSLIFPTGSLERPPVPASPMKIVQTLPFGYVIGRQPDAPALPPTLARNIKKVLPMMAALHLRSRSQMVKKNVVRALKETFRRGRRGGAEEGDGCGDDEDVFWKKDVRGLRCRRVEDDGAPY; this is encoded by the coding sequence atgcaGGGTTCTCTCAGCAGGGTACACGCCTTCTCCCCTGCCTGTGTCCACGCCATCGAAAGGTCCAACGATGGCTTACAGCATCCATCCCACCGCTCCGCCGTGGCGTCAAAAGGCGAGGAGTCAAGCAAGAAGATCAACAACAAGAGGGTAACGAAGCTGCTCTTGCTCCTGAAACCCAGATGGAGCATCTCCCAAGCCTTCAGATCGCTCTCCAGGCGAGCCAAGAACGAGGCAGCCAACAACATGGATGCCGACCGCGACGACGAAAGCGATGTGGAGACATTCGTGTCCGCTAACAGCTCTGAGCTGCGCTCCTTCTGCACCGACAACGACGACTCGGAGCTCCCGTCGTTTCACCTCAGCTCACTCATCTTCCCAACAGGCAGTCTGGAACGCCCTCCGGTCCCAGCCTCTCCCATGAAGATCGTCCAGACGCTCCCGTTCGGGTATGTCATCGGCCGTCAGCCGGATGCCCCCGCGCTGCCGCCGACGCTGGCAAGGAACATCAAGAAGGTGTTGCCAATGATGGCCGCGCTGCACCTCCGGTCGAGATCGCAGATGGTCAAGAAGAATGTGGTCCGTGCTTTGAAGGAAACATTTCGGCGAGGTAGGCGCGGAGGTGCTGAAGAAGGCGATGGCTGCGGCGACGACGAAGATGTGTTCTGGAAGAAGGACGTGAGGGGACTGCGCTGCAGGCGGGTGGAGGACGACGGCGCTCCTTACTGA